A genomic segment from Actinomadura hallensis encodes:
- a CDS encoding response regulator transcription factor: protein MAGVTAPLRVLIVDDDALVRAGLAMMLDGACGITVVAEAADGDEVPAAADAHAPGVVLMDLRMPRVDGITATRRLRARPDPPEVIVLTTFDSDEDVLRALRAGASGYLLKDTPPDQIVQAVRQVAAGDPILSPRVVRRLMDRAAADAAAGLRARAALDGLTPREREVVLGVARGRSNAAIAAELYMSVATVKAHVSSVLTKLDLDNRTQIALLAHDAGML, encoded by the coding sequence ATGGCCGGCGTGACCGCTCCCCTGCGCGTCCTGATCGTGGACGACGACGCGCTGGTCCGCGCCGGGCTGGCGATGATGCTGGACGGGGCCTGCGGCATCACCGTCGTCGCGGAGGCCGCCGACGGCGACGAGGTGCCCGCGGCCGCCGACGCCCACGCCCCCGGCGTGGTGCTGATGGACCTGCGGATGCCGCGGGTGGACGGGATCACCGCGACCCGCAGGCTCCGCGCCCGCCCGGACCCGCCCGAGGTCATCGTGCTGACCACGTTCGACTCAGACGAGGACGTCCTGCGGGCGCTGCGCGCCGGGGCGAGCGGCTATCTGCTCAAGGACACCCCGCCGGACCAGATCGTGCAGGCGGTCCGGCAGGTCGCCGCCGGGGACCCGATCCTGTCCCCGCGGGTCGTGCGCCGCCTCATGGACCGCGCCGCCGCCGACGCCGCCGCGGGCCTGCGGGCCCGCGCGGCGCTCGACGGCCTCACGCCCCGTGAGCGGGAGGTGGTGCTGGGGGTCGCCCGGGGGCGTTCCAACGCCGCCATCGCCGCGGAGCTGTACATGAGCGTGGCCACGGTGAAGGCGCACGTCTCCAGCGTCCTGACCAAGCTGGACCTGGACAACCGCACCCAGATCGCCCTGCTGGCCCACGACGCCGGCATGCTCTGA
- a CDS encoding DUF6069 family protein, with protein MTDDARVPARVHTRVPVRVRRALTVAGAAAAALALWTLTGPVAGHGPSAQTAGEVRQVGAAAVAAAALAAGLAGWALLALLERTAARPARTWTITAAAVLALSLAGPLGGAADAVSTAVLAGMHLLVGAVLVPGLALTSARR; from the coding sequence ATGACCGACGACGCTCGCGTCCCCGCTCGCGTCCACACTCGCGTCCCTGTTCGGGTCCGCCGGGCCCTGACCGTCGCGGGCGCCGCCGCGGCCGCGCTCGCGCTGTGGACGCTGACCGGGCCGGTCGCCGGGCACGGCCCGTCCGCGCAGACCGCCGGAGAGGTCCGGCAGGTCGGGGCCGCGGCGGTCGCCGCGGCCGCGCTGGCCGCCGGGCTCGCGGGCTGGGCGCTGCTGGCGCTGCTGGAACGCACCGCCGCCCGCCCCGCCCGCACCTGGACGATCACCGCGGCCGCGGTGCTGGCGCTGTCGCTGGCCGGGCCGCTCGGCGGCGCCGCCGACGCCGTGAGCACCGCGGTCCTGGCGGGGATGCACCTCCTGGTCGGCGCCGTCCTGGTCCCCGGCCTCGCCCTGACGTCGGCGCGCCGATGA
- a CDS encoding RNA ligase family protein, producing MLHKYPRTPHIEGSRLQPGDHDLAAAPFAEIAGRYLVVEEKLDGANAGISFTSGGRLRLQSRGHFLTGGPRERQFAPLKAWAASVQHVLWERLRDRYVLYGEWLYAKHTVFYDALPHYFCEFDVLDLADGTFLSTARRRELLDGTPVVPVPVLHTGPLPDAAALTALAGPSTCRTPRWRDALRAAARAGGADPGRVLAETDASDAMEGLYIKVEEDGRTVARYKWVRPDFLTAILDSGTHWLDRPLVANGLADAEVLYAGVR from the coding sequence ATGCTGCACAAGTACCCCCGGACCCCGCACATCGAGGGCTCCCGGCTCCAGCCCGGGGACCACGATCTGGCCGCGGCTCCGTTCGCCGAGATCGCCGGGCGGTACCTGGTGGTGGAGGAGAAGCTCGACGGCGCCAACGCCGGGATCAGCTTCACCTCCGGGGGGCGGCTGCGGCTGCAGAGCCGCGGGCACTTCCTGACCGGCGGGCCCCGCGAGCGCCAGTTCGCGCCGCTGAAGGCGTGGGCGGCGTCGGTCCAGCACGTCCTGTGGGAGAGGCTGCGCGACCGGTACGTCCTGTACGGGGAGTGGCTCTACGCCAAGCACACCGTCTTCTACGACGCGCTGCCCCACTACTTCTGCGAGTTCGACGTCCTGGACCTGGCCGACGGGACGTTCCTGTCGACCGCGCGGCGCCGCGAACTGCTCGACGGCACGCCCGTGGTGCCGGTGCCGGTGCTGCACACCGGCCCGCTGCCGGACGCGGCGGCGCTGACCGCGCTGGCCGGCCCGTCCACCTGCCGCACCCCGCGGTGGCGGGACGCGCTGCGCGCGGCGGCGCGGGCCGGCGGCGCCGACCCCGGACGCGTCCTCGCCGAGACCGACGCCTCCGACGCCATGGAGGGCCTCTACATCAAGGTGGAGGAGGACGGCCGGACCGTCGCCCGCTACAAGTGGGTCCGCCCGGACTTCCTCACCGCGATCCTGGACTCGGGCACGCACTGGCTGGACCGGCCCCTCGTCGCCAACGGCCTGGCCGACGCGGAGGTGCTGTATGCGGGTGTTCGATGA
- a CDS encoding DUF3618 domain-containing protein — MTTQGRHGAAVGTEELRQEVDRARHDLGETVEQLAAKADVKAMARQKAAEARARMRETATSAREVGAWARTAGGGEQAVRGAAVLVSAGALAAAAVLMRRRWASRSRPGTKAKLAAKAGLGAKAGLGAKKGLAAKAGLGSRKRLVSKKGLMPAKGLTSGKGLMPGRAPGPGRRLRPGRGRSAPVKVVFRTGQKRLVRVRRRRMPF, encoded by the coding sequence ATGACCACCCAGGGCAGGCACGGCGCGGCGGTGGGGACCGAGGAGCTGCGCCAGGAGGTCGACCGGGCGCGCCACGACCTCGGCGAGACGGTCGAGCAGCTCGCCGCCAAGGCCGACGTCAAGGCGATGGCCAGGCAGAAGGCCGCCGAGGCCAGGGCCCGCATGCGCGAGACCGCGACGTCGGCGCGCGAGGTCGGCGCGTGGGCCAGGACCGCGGGCGGCGGGGAGCAGGCCGTGCGGGGCGCCGCCGTCCTGGTGTCGGCGGGCGCGCTGGCGGCGGCCGCGGTGCTGATGCGCCGCCGGTGGGCCTCCCGGTCGCGGCCGGGCACCAAGGCGAAACTCGCCGCCAAGGCGGGCCTGGGCGCCAAGGCGGGCCTGGGCGCCAAGAAGGGCCTGGCCGCCAAGGCGGGACTCGGTTCGAGGAAGCGCCTCGTTTCCAAGAAGGGCCTCATGCCCGCGAAGGGCCTGACGTCTGGGAAGGGCCTCATGCCCGGGAGGGCGCCGGGCCCAGGGCGCCGGCTGCGGCCGGGCCGGGGGCGCAGCGCCCCGGTCAAGGTGGTGTTCCGCACCGGGCAGAAGCGCCTCGTCCGGGTGCGGCGGCGCCGCATGCCGTTCTAG
- a CDS encoding AAA family ATPase, which translates to MRVFDELCPAPPHWTVRWDEVRAAFGWVRAMAGVPQDEVFHGEGDVETHTRMACEALASLPQWRARPRDERVRLFAAVLMHDVAKPHCTRVEDGRVTARGHSRRGDLMARRILWEMGAPIAWREHVAALIRHHQVPFWALERPDLERIAFRVSLLARNDDLVLLASADVLGRVCPDTAELLDNVALYGEYCAEQGCLDAPRAFPSDHARFWYFRRPGRDASYDAYDDTRLTVTVLSGLPGAGKDHWIAANRPGVPVVSLDRLRAEMGVSPAGDQRAVAAAARELARAHLRAGRSFVWNATNVSRAQRELCSGLAARYRGRVEIVALEAPPQVVRERNRRRASPVPEPVVDRLVRRWETPDPTEAHRVDWLATG; encoded by the coding sequence ATGCGGGTGTTCGATGAGCTGTGCCCGGCGCCGCCGCACTGGACCGTCCGGTGGGACGAGGTGCGCGCCGCGTTCGGGTGGGTCCGCGCCATGGCCGGCGTCCCGCAGGACGAGGTCTTCCACGGCGAGGGCGACGTGGAGACCCACACGCGGATGGCGTGCGAGGCGCTGGCGTCGCTGCCGCAATGGCGGGCCCGCCCCCGCGACGAGCGGGTGCGGCTGTTCGCGGCCGTGCTGATGCACGACGTCGCCAAGCCGCACTGCACCCGCGTCGAGGACGGCCGCGTCACCGCCCGCGGCCATTCGCGGCGCGGCGACCTGATGGCGCGGCGGATCCTGTGGGAGATGGGCGCGCCCATCGCGTGGCGCGAGCACGTCGCGGCGCTGATCCGCCACCACCAGGTGCCGTTCTGGGCGCTGGAGCGTCCCGACCTGGAGCGGATCGCGTTCCGCGTCAGCCTGCTGGCCCGCAACGACGACCTGGTGCTGCTGGCGTCCGCCGACGTCCTCGGCCGGGTGTGCCCCGACACCGCCGAGCTGCTGGACAACGTCGCCCTGTACGGGGAGTACTGCGCCGAGCAGGGCTGCCTGGACGCGCCGCGCGCGTTCCCCTCCGACCACGCGCGGTTCTGGTACTTCCGCAGACCCGGCCGCGACGCCTCCTACGACGCCTACGACGACACCCGCCTGACGGTGACGGTCCTGTCGGGGCTGCCGGGCGCCGGCAAGGACCACTGGATCGCCGCGAACCGGCCGGGCGTGCCGGTGGTGAGCCTGGACCGGCTCCGCGCCGAGATGGGCGTCTCCCCCGCCGGCGACCAGCGCGCGGTGGCCGCCGCCGCGCGGGAGCTGGCCCGCGCCCATCTGCGGGCCGGGCGGTCGTTCGTGTGGAACGCCACCAACGTGTCGCGGGCGCAGCGCGAGCTGTGCAGCGGGCTCGCCGCCCGCTACCGGGGACGGGTCGAGATCGTCGCGCTGGAGGCGCCGCCGCAGGTGGTCCGCGAACGCAACCGCCGCCGCGCCTCGCCCGTCCCCGAGCCGGTCGTGGACCGGCTGGTGCGCCGCTGGGAGACGCCCGACCCGACCGAGGCGCACCGGGTCGACTGGCTCGCCACCGGCTGA
- a CDS encoding sensor histidine kinase: MDDDTPAAPWPWTLRRWPWTLRRRTGAALVLALTGPLIAATVWARHHGGAEEGALWPDAAAGSAAWLLSPLLLWRPVAVAAALTALAAVSPAATPAATLAALQVAQQRPFPVAAAVGTAGIAAHAVQGLWRPPGGISFGWWLLLIAAGYAALTGWGALARARRALLMSLEERARRAEAEQGRRVAEARMMERTRIAREMHDVLAHRLSLLATYAGALEYRPDAPPERLARAAGVVRAGVHQALEELREVICLLRDEDAAAEDRPQPVLGDVPRLVAESRDAGAAVQLRDEVVDAGALPASVGRTAYRVVQEGLTNARKHAAGRPVRVAMRGRPGEGLVIDVRNALPAGPGAAPAAPGSGTGLVGLTERVRLAGGRLDHGAAGGEFRLRASLPWPA, translated from the coding sequence ATGGACGACGACACCCCCGCGGCCCCCTGGCCCTGGACGCTGCGCCGCTGGCCCTGGACGCTGCGCCGCCGAACGGGCGCGGCGCTGGTTCTCGCGCTGACCGGCCCGCTCATCGCGGCGACGGTGTGGGCGCGGCACCACGGCGGCGCCGAGGAGGGGGCGCTGTGGCCGGACGCGGCGGCCGGGTCGGCGGCGTGGCTGCTGTCGCCGCTGCTGCTGTGGCGGCCGGTCGCGGTCGCCGCGGCGCTGACGGCGCTGGCGGCGGTGTCGCCGGCCGCGACCCCGGCGGCGACCCTCGCCGCGCTGCAGGTGGCGCAGCAGCGCCCGTTCCCCGTCGCCGCCGCGGTCGGCACGGCGGGGATCGCCGCGCACGCGGTGCAGGGGCTGTGGCGGCCGCCCGGCGGGATCTCGTTCGGGTGGTGGCTGCTGCTGATCGCGGCCGGGTACGCCGCGCTGACCGGGTGGGGCGCGCTCGCGCGGGCCCGCCGCGCGCTGCTGATGTCGCTGGAGGAGCGGGCCCGCCGCGCCGAGGCCGAGCAGGGCCGCCGGGTCGCCGAGGCCCGGATGATGGAGCGCACCCGGATCGCGCGGGAGATGCACGACGTGCTGGCGCACCGGCTGTCGCTGCTGGCCACCTACGCCGGCGCGCTGGAGTACCGGCCCGACGCGCCGCCGGAGAGGCTGGCGCGGGCGGCGGGGGTGGTCCGCGCCGGGGTGCACCAGGCGCTGGAGGAGCTGCGGGAGGTGATCTGCCTGCTGCGCGACGAGGACGCCGCCGCGGAGGACCGCCCGCAGCCGGTGCTGGGGGACGTGCCGCGGCTGGTGGCCGAGTCCCGCGACGCGGGCGCGGCGGTGCAGCTGCGCGACGAGGTCGTCGACGCCGGCGCCCTGCCCGCCTCGGTGGGCCGGACCGCCTACCGGGTCGTCCAGGAGGGCCTGACCAACGCCCGCAAGCACGCGGCGGGGCGCCCGGTCCGGGTGGCGATGCGGGGGCGGCCCGGCGAGGGGCTGGTGATCGACGTCCGCAACGCGCTGCCCGCCGGTCCCGGCGCCGCGCCCGCCGCGCCGGGCAGCGGGACGGGCCTGGTCGGGCTGACCGAGCGGGTGCGGCTGGCCGGGGGGCGCCTCGACCACGGGGCGGCGGGCGGGGAGTTCCGGCTGCGCGCGTCGCTACCATGGCCGGCGTGA
- the rox gene encoding rifampin monooxygenase: MFDVIIIGAGPTGLMLAAELRLHGVRTLVLEKETEPNGVVRALGLHVRSIEIMDQRGLLDRFLAAGTRHPLGGFFAAIPKPPPSGLDTAHGYVLGIPQPATERLLAEHAAALGAEIRRGAELTGLAQDDDGVIAELAGGARLRSRYLVGCDGGRSTVRKLLGIGFPGEPARVETLLGEMEVAEDPATVAAVVERVRETEKRFGVGPATADGAHRVVVPAEGVAEDRAVPPTLEEFRRRLRAVAGTDFGVHSPRWLSRFGDATRLAERYRAGRVLLAGDAAHVHPPTGGQGLNLGIQDAFNLGWKLAARIAGWAPAGLLDTYEAERRPVAADVLDNTRAQMELMSTEPGPQAVRRLLTELMDLPEVSRRLTEKITAISVRYDLGGGHPLLGRRLRDLPLKEGRLYERMRGGRGLLLDRTGRLSAEGWAGRVDRVADADAGLGAPAALLRPDGHVAWAGDDQEDLRARLHDWFGAPAA, translated from the coding sequence ATGTTCGACGTCATCATCATCGGCGCCGGCCCGACCGGGCTGATGCTCGCCGCCGAGCTGCGGCTGCACGGCGTCCGCACGCTCGTGCTGGAAAAGGAGACCGAGCCGAACGGGGTCGTCCGCGCGCTGGGCCTGCACGTGCGCAGCATCGAGATCATGGACCAGCGGGGCCTGCTGGACCGGTTCCTCGCCGCCGGGACCCGCCACCCCCTCGGCGGCTTCTTCGCCGCCATCCCCAAGCCGCCGCCGAGCGGGCTCGACACCGCCCACGGGTACGTCCTCGGCATCCCGCAGCCCGCCACCGAGCGGCTGCTGGCCGAGCACGCCGCCGCGCTCGGCGCCGAGATCCGCCGCGGCGCCGAGCTGACCGGCCTCGCCCAGGACGACGACGGCGTGATCGCCGAACTGGCCGGGGGCGCGCGGCTGCGCTCGCGCTACCTGGTCGGCTGCGACGGCGGCCGCAGCACCGTCCGCAAGCTGCTCGGCATCGGGTTCCCCGGCGAGCCCGCCAGGGTCGAGACGCTGCTCGGCGAGATGGAGGTGGCCGAGGACCCCGCCACGGTCGCCGCCGTCGTCGAGCGGGTCCGCGAGACCGAAAAGCGGTTCGGCGTCGGGCCCGCCACCGCCGACGGCGCCCACCGCGTCGTCGTGCCCGCCGAGGGCGTCGCCGAGGACCGCGCCGTCCCCCCGACCCTGGAGGAGTTCCGGCGGCGGCTGCGGGCGGTCGCCGGCACCGACTTCGGCGTGCACTCCCCGCGCTGGCTGTCGCGGTTCGGCGACGCCACCCGCCTCGCCGAGCGCTACCGGGCCGGGCGGGTGCTGCTGGCCGGGGACGCGGCGCACGTCCACCCGCCCACCGGGGGACAGGGACTCAACCTCGGGATCCAGGACGCGTTCAACCTCGGCTGGAAACTGGCCGCCCGCATCGCCGGCTGGGCGCCCGCCGGGCTGCTGGACACCTACGAGGCCGAACGGCGCCCGGTCGCCGCCGACGTCCTGGACAACACCCGCGCGCAGATGGAGCTGATGTCCACCGAGCCGGGGCCGCAGGCGGTGCGGCGGCTGCTGACCGAGCTGATGGACCTGCCGGAGGTCAGCCGCCGCCTGACCGAGAAGATCACCGCGATCTCCGTCCGCTACGACCTCGGCGGGGGGCACCCGCTGCTGGGGCGGCGGCTGCGGGACCTGCCGCTGAAGGAGGGCCGGCTGTACGAGCGGATGCGCGGCGGCCGCGGGCTGCTGCTGGACCGGACCGGCCGCCTGTCGGCGGAGGGCTGGGCCGGCCGGGTCGACCGCGTCGCCGACGCCGACGCCGGCCTGGGCGCGCCCGCGGCGCTGCTGCGCCCCGACGGCCACGTGGCCTGGGCCGGCGACGACCAGGAGGACCTGCGCGCCCGCCTGCACGACTGGTTCGGCGCCCCCGCCGCCTGA
- a CDS encoding phage holin family protein encodes MSIVRPAQDGNTEAAAAGEAGTAGAHRHDPGRAPQFRPDGHEPGTGELIRQATRQVSDLMRAELRLAVAELKAKVRHAGTGAGMFGGAALIALYGLAALITAAIAAIAVALPVWASALIIGGFLMLVAGVLALLGRAQTRRASPAMPEQAVDGAKQTVTELKERAAHR; translated from the coding sequence ATGAGCATCGTGCGGCCGGCGCAGGACGGCAACACCGAGGCGGCAGCCGCGGGCGAGGCGGGGACCGCGGGCGCGCACCGGCACGACCCCGGGCGCGCCCCCCAGTTCCGCCCCGACGGCCACGAACCGGGCACGGGCGAGCTGATCAGGCAGGCGACGCGGCAGGTGTCGGACCTGATGCGCGCCGAGCTGCGGCTGGCGGTGGCCGAGCTGAAGGCCAAGGTCCGCCACGCCGGGACCGGCGCGGGCATGTTCGGCGGCGCCGCGCTGATCGCCCTGTACGGGCTGGCGGCGCTGATCACCGCGGCGATCGCCGCGATCGCGGTGGCGCTGCCGGTGTGGGCGTCGGCGCTCATCATCGGCGGGTTCCTGATGCTCGTCGCCGGCGTGCTGGCCCTGCTGGGCCGCGCGCAGACCAGGCGGGCGTCGCCGGCCATGCCCGAGCAGGCCGTGGACGGGGCGAAGCAGACGGTGACGGAGCTGAAGGAAAGGGCGGCGCATCGATGA
- a CDS encoding TetR/AcrR family transcriptional regulator, which produces MTGGAPGTVRPGGRTARVRAAVREATLAELAEHGYAGLTVDGVAARSGVHRTTVYRRWRNPDGLIADALELAAAEPWPVPDTGDLDGDLRAIARLVLTGLTDPAQGPVTRAFVLAAAQSAAAARSLHAFLARRLEQAAAVVERAVARGEAPAGTDAAEVVRVAVAPLYYRVFVTGEPVDRAAADRAAASAAVAARAGVLVR; this is translated from the coding sequence TTGACCGGCGGTGCGCCCGGGACCGTCCGCCCCGGCGGCCGCACCGCGCGGGTGCGCGCCGCCGTGCGGGAGGCCACCCTCGCCGAGCTGGCCGAGCACGGGTACGCGGGCCTCACCGTCGACGGCGTCGCCGCCCGCTCCGGGGTGCACCGGACCACCGTCTACCGGCGGTGGCGCAACCCCGACGGGCTGATCGCCGACGCTCTGGAGCTCGCGGCGGCCGAGCCGTGGCCGGTGCCCGACACCGGAGACCTCGACGGCGACCTGCGGGCCATCGCCCGGCTCGTCCTGACCGGCCTCACCGACCCGGCGCAGGGGCCCGTCACCCGCGCGTTCGTCCTGGCCGCCGCGCAGAGCGCCGCCGCGGCCCGGTCCCTGCACGCCTTCCTCGCGCGGCGGCTCGAGCAGGCCGCGGCGGTGGTCGAGCGCGCGGTGGCGCGGGGCGAGGCGCCCGCGGGCACCGACGCCGCGGAGGTCGTCCGGGTCGCGGTCGCGCCGCTGTACTACCGGGTGTTCGTCACCGGCGAGCCGGTCGACCGGGCCGCCGCCGACCGGGCCGCCGCGTCCGCCGCCGTCGCCGCCCGCGCCGGAGTCCTCGTCCGCTGA
- a CDS encoding serine hydrolase domain-containing protein, with translation MNQAKNLSPARLGRMRDVLGGHVARGDVPGLVALVARRGEVHVEALGTAETGGGAPIRRDTVFRIASVTKQITAAAAMTMVEECLLRLDDPVDDLLPELARPRVLAHPAAPLDDTVPAHRPITVRDLLTLRLGTGAVMAPPGATPIQRAMDEAGVAPRPGGQSLDPGIWLKRLGELPLVHQPGERWMYDTGMDVLGILMSRAAGRPLPDLLAERLFEPLGMTDTGFHVPAGRLHRLPFAYRPDPETGTLVPADDRSRWASPPVFPSGAGGPGLVSTADDLLAFCTMMLNRGRHRGERILSRPSVELMTTDQLTAGQKADNAVFFGGNSGWGLGVGVLTRRDDLAAVPGRFGWDGGTGTSVYTDPAEHLIGILLTQRAMTSPAPPPWHRDFWTCAYQAIDD, from the coding sequence ATGAACCAGGCGAAGAACCTGTCGCCCGCGCGGCTCGGGCGGATGCGCGACGTCCTCGGCGGCCACGTCGCCCGCGGCGACGTCCCGGGGCTGGTCGCCCTGGTGGCCCGCCGCGGCGAGGTGCACGTGGAGGCGCTCGGCACCGCCGAGACCGGCGGCGGCGCGCCGATCCGCCGCGACACCGTCTTCCGGATCGCGTCGGTCACCAAGCAGATCACCGCCGCGGCGGCGATGACGATGGTGGAGGAGTGCCTGCTGCGGCTGGACGACCCCGTCGACGACCTGCTGCCCGAACTGGCCCGGCCGCGCGTCCTGGCGCACCCCGCCGCGCCGCTGGACGACACCGTCCCGGCGCACCGCCCGATCACCGTGCGGGACCTGCTGACCCTCCGCCTCGGCACCGGCGCGGTCATGGCGCCGCCCGGCGCCACCCCGATCCAGCGGGCGATGGACGAGGCCGGCGTCGCGCCCCGGCCCGGCGGCCAGTCGCTCGACCCCGGCATCTGGCTGAAGCGCCTGGGCGAGCTGCCGCTCGTCCACCAGCCGGGGGAGCGGTGGATGTACGACACCGGCATGGACGTCCTCGGGATCCTGATGTCGCGGGCCGCCGGGCGCCCGCTGCCCGACCTGCTCGCCGAGCGGCTGTTCGAGCCGCTCGGCATGACCGACACCGGCTTCCACGTCCCCGCCGGGCGGCTGCACCGGCTGCCGTTCGCCTACCGGCCCGACCCCGAGACGGGCACGCTCGTCCCCGCCGACGACCGGAGCCGGTGGGCGAGCCCGCCCGTGTTCCCGTCGGGAGCAGGCGGCCCCGGGCTGGTCTCCACGGCCGACGACCTGCTCGCCTTCTGCACCATGATGCTGAACCGGGGCCGCCACCGCGGCGAGCGGATCCTGTCGCGCCCGTCGGTCGAGCTGATGACCACCGACCAGCTCACCGCCGGGCAGAAGGCCGACAACGCCGTCTTCTTCGGCGGCAACAGCGGCTGGGGCCTCGGCGTCGGCGTCCTGACCCGCCGCGACGACCTGGCCGCCGTCCCCGGCCGCTTCGGATGGGACGGCGGCACCGGCACCTCCGTCTACACCGACCCCGCCGAACACCTCATCGGCATCCTGCTGACCCAGCGCGCCATGACCTCCCCGGCCCCGCCCCCGTGGCACCGCGACTTCTGGACCTGCGCCTACCAGGCCATCGACGACTGA